In one Gadus morhua chromosome 7, gadMor3.0, whole genome shotgun sequence genomic region, the following are encoded:
- the LOC115546702 gene encoding stromal interaction molecule 1 gives MGCLRVVSVGLLFVCVWVQSAADGTHQDPMDRSLTSKQEASEASDLCVIDQLLCEDENMMLSFEAIHSIHKLMDDDADGSVDTKETDGFLREDMNSKDPRAKHNSFHRADLLISLEDMWTSWKSSPVYNWTLEDMETWLLSCVELPQYMDTFKKHNIDGKALPRLTVKNSTLFVLLLKILDRSHVQKLQLKALDTVLFGPPLAGRQSLWKDLALGCSVLMALAGCWFACTQSRRSRDHLGQLMKDLEGLQCAEQSLLDLQERLQRAHEEQRTVETEKETMEEKLRDEISTAKQEAQRLKALREGTENERSRQKYAEQELEQVRMVLRRAEKELESRASWAPPESLQKWLQLTHEVEVQYYNIKRQSAERQLLQAKEGAEKIKKKRGSLFGTFHVAHSSSLDDVDHKILTAKQALGEVTAALREKLHRWQQIEALSGFNLVSNPGLPALAALLNLDPAFLGLRSAAPQHLLISDDLDDMDEDISPGTLKYAAWQMDRRVSDIWPMSGISDSQSPWKHSAPNLTPLRQRKTDPVLNLGSHRDIINRSDSDSSLPPSLVESHRSQAAPLASRPRPPPRRACNGAGLLQSSQSSQSSAGDGLFMSLSGGLEKSSSLGELRGSVPATLSSSSYASRSLCFPPPDAELTAGHAPSGQHNSQGASPARLQARRATAPEDEGGSTGEDTEAGAVTSRRRRAFNKIFRKRT, from the exons ATGGGGTGTTTGCGGGTTGTGAGTGTGGGCCTGCTgttcgtgtgtgtatgggtcCAGAGCGCGGCCGACGGTACCCACCAAGACCCCATGGACCGCTCTTTGACGTCCAAGCAAGAAGCAAGCGAGGCTTCAG ATCTGTGTGTGATAGACCAGCTGCTGTGTGAGGATGAGAACATGATGCTGAGTTTCGAGGCGATTCACAGCATCCACAAACTGATGGACGACGACGCTGATGGGTCAGTGGACACCAAGGAGACGGACggg tttctgCGTGAGGACATGAACTCCAAAGACCCCCGGGCCAAGCATAACAGCTTCCACCGGGCGGACCTTCTCATCAGCCTGGAGGACATGTGGACGTCCTGGAAGAGCTCCCCAG TATATAACTGGACGCTTGAGGACATGGAGACCTGGCTACTGAGCTGCGTTGAGCTGCCTCAGTACATGGACACCttcaaaaaacacaacatcgACGGCAAGGCCTTACCcag GCTCACTGTGAAGAACTCCACCCTCTTTGTCTTGCTGCTGAAGATTTTGGACCGGAGCCACGTGCAGAAACTCCAGCTGAAAGCTCTGGACACGGTCCTGTTTGGCCCACCcctgg cgggcAGACAGAGCCTGTGGAAGGACCTGGCCCTGGGCTGCTCGGTGCTGATGGCGCTGGCCGGCTGTTGGTTCGCCTGCACCCAGAGCCGGCGGTCCCGGGACCACCTGGGCCAGCTGATGAAGGACCTGGAGGGCCTGCAGTGCGCCGAGCAGAGCCTGCTGGACCTGCAGGAGAG GCTCCAGCGGGCCCACGAGGAGCAGCGCACCGTGGAGACGGAGAAGGAGACCATGGAGGAGAAGCTCCGGGACGAGATCAGCACGGCCAAGCAGGAGGCGCAGCGGCTGAAGGCGCTGCGCGAGGGCACGGAGAACGAGAGGAGCCGGCAGAAGTACGCCgagcaggagctggagcag GTGCGCATGGTCCTGAGGCGGGCCGAGAAGGAGCTGGAGTCGCGGGCCAGCTGGGCGCCCCCGGAGAGCCTCCAGAAGTGGCTGCAGCTCACCCACGAGGTGGAGGTGCAGTACTACAACATCAAGAGGCAGAGCGCAGAACGCCAGCTGCTCCAGGCCAAGGAGGGG GCCGAGAAGATCAAGAAGAAGAGGGGTTCTCTGTTCGGAACGTTCCATGTGGCTCACAGCTCCTCGCTGGACGACGTCGACCATAAGATCCTGACCGCCAA acaGGCCCTGGGGGAGGTGACGGCGGCCCTGCGGGAGAAGCTCCACCGCTGGCAGCAGATCGAGGCTCTGTCGGGCTTCAACCTGGTCAGTAACCCCGGCCTGCCCGCGCTGGCCGCCCTCCTCAACCTGGACCCCGCCTTCCTGGGCCTGCGCTCCGCCGCGCCCCAGCACCTCCTGATCTCGGACGACCTCGACGACATGGACGAGGACATCTCCCCCGGCACCCTCAAGT ACGCAGCCTGGCAGATGGACCGCAGAGTGAGCGACATCTGGCCTATGAGTGGCATTTCGGACAGCCAGTCTCCATGGAAGCACTCTG CGCCAAATCTGACCCCCCTGCGACAGAGGAAAACAGACCCTGTGCTGAACCTGGGGTCCCACAG ggaCATCATAAACCGCTCGGACTCcgactcctccctccctccgtccctcgtCGAATCACACCGCTCCCAGGCCGCCCCCTTGGcctccaggccccgccccccgccgcgcCGCGCCTGTAACGGGGCGGGGCTtctccagtcctcccagtcctcccagtcctccgcCGGCGACGGGCTCTTCATGTCGCTCTCGGGCGGCCTGGAGAAGAGCTCCAGCCTCGGGGAGCTGAGGGGCAGCGTGCCCGccaccctgtcctcctcctcctacgcctcccgctccctctgcttccccccccccgacgcGGAGCTCACGgcgggccacgccccctccggGCAGCACAACAGCCAGGGGGCGTCGCCCGCCAGGCTGCAGGCCCGGCGGGCGACGGCCCCGGAGGACGAGGGAGGCTCGACGGGCGAGGACACGGAGGCCGGCGCCGTGACCAGCAGGCGGCGTCGCGCCTTCAACAAGATCTTCAGGAAGAGGACGTag